The genomic region GGCCGTCTCGCAGCGCAGGGTCCGGGCGATCTCCTCGGTCGTCTTCACCGAGCCGGTTTCGCCCGGGAGTCGCGGGCTGCCGGCGGCGCCGACCAACGCTTCCCGGGGGGCGCGCCGCGATGCCCTGGTCTCCGTGAACCACTGGTGCTGTCCGTCGGCGACGATGACCGAGCCGTCGGAGAACTCGACCTCGTAGCAGGGCCGACCGGTCATGATCTCGGTCGCGGCCACCACGCGGGTGGGCTTTCCGTCGGCACCGAGCAGCAGGTCGCCGACCCGGACGGTGCCCATCGTCGTCCAGCCGCCCGGGGTGGGCAGCGGGGTGTCCAGCGCCAGCGCCTTGCCGATGGCGGGCCGCGCCGCGATGATCACCATCTGCCCCGGGTGCAGGCCGTTGGTCAGGGCGTCCAGGTCGTGGAAGCCGGTGGGGACGCCGGTCATCTGGCCGGAGCGGTTGGAGATCGACTCGATCTCGTCGAGGGCGCCCTCCATCGCGTCGGCCAGGGGGATGAAGTCCTCGCTGGTGCTGCCGTCGGTGACCTGGTACATCTCCTGCTGGGCGGCGTCGACGATCTGCTCGACGTCGCTGCCGTCGGTGCTGTAGCCCATCTGGACGATGCGGGTGCCCGCCTCGACCAGGCGGCGCAGGACGGCCCGCTCCTTGACGATCTCGGCGTAGTAGCCGGCGTTGGCGGCTGTGGGGACCGAGTTGATCAGGGTGTGCAGATAGGGTGCGCCGCCGATGCGGTTGATGTCACCCTTCTTGGTCAGCAGCGCTGCGACGGTGACCGGGTCGGCCGGCTCGCCCCGGCCGTAGAGCTCCAGGATGGCGCCGAAGACGGCCTCGTGGGCGGGCTTGTAGAAGTCGACCGGCTTGATGACCTCGATGACCTCGGCGATGGCGTCCTTGGACAGGAGCATGCCGCCCAGGACCGACTGCTCGGCCGGGATGTCCTGCGGCGGTGTGCGTTCGAAGCCGCCCTGGTAGGCCTCGTCGGCGGTGTACGGGAGGTCGTCGATGCTCATTACCCGCCTCCCTTGCCCGTGCCGCTACACCCGCGAAACCCTGTCTGTCTTTTGTACCGGACGGGTCCCCACAGCCTTGAAGCCTCCACGGTACGGAACCGGGCCCCCCGGGTCGAGGCGGTCGTCCACACACCCTGTGGATAACCTGTGGAAAACCTGGGGAAAGCTGTGGAGACACGCCGACGTACCTGGGGACAGAGTGTGGAAGCGCCCTGTGAATAATCTGACGTTCGACTGATCGTGAAGCTCTGACGTGCACGGGAGCGTCGCCGATTCGTCCACCGGCTGTGGAGAAAAATTATCCTGGAAGAATCTTGCTCGGAGCCCCGGGTTTTTGCTAGGCGCCGGGCCTGAGTGCCGGGCCAGAGTGCCGGGCTTGAGTGCCGGGCCAGAGCCCCGGGCTACGCCCCCTGCGAATCCGACGCGTCGGGCTGCCCCGTCCCCCCGGCCTGTTCGGTCTGCCCGGTCTGCCCGCTCTTCCCCGCCGGCCCGCTCGTCCCGGTCCGGCCCGTCATCCGGTCCAGCAGATTCCGCGTCGCGCGCTGGATCCGCGGGTCGGCGAACCCCGGTGTGGACAACCCGTGGTTCCAGTGGAAGGTCCCCGCGTCGAACACCCACGCCCCCGACGGGTACTGACACAGCACCGTCTGCGCCGTGTCCGTCACCGGCTGGTTCTTCGGTCCCTCGGCCGTGAACGGCGACGAGGCCAGCACCGTGGCCTTCGGCCCGCCCTTCACGTGCGGGAACACCTTGTCGGCCTCTCCGGCCACCAGCTGCGGGATCTGGTCCCCGTCCTTGAGCGAGGTCCCGGCCCAGAACCAGTGCCCGGTCTGGCTCACCACCAGCGGCTGCGGCTCGGGGTCGGTGATGATCGCGGTGTACATCGACCCCAGCGTCTGCTGCTCGGGCTGGTTCAGGTCGCGCCACAGCACCGTGGGCGCCACGCCGCCCTTGGCCGCCGGGTCCTCGTGCCGCTTGTAGCAGGTCACCTGCCGGTCCGGGGAGCCGCCGTCGGAGGCGTCAAGGCGGATGTTCCAGTAGACGTTGTTCGCGGCCATGAATGCGGCACTGACCCCCCTGGTCAGGGCACCTTGCAGCACAGTGCGCATCTGCGGCGACCAGTATTCGTCGTGGCCTGAGAAGACCAGCGCCTTGTACTTGCCCGGGTCGATCCGGCCGGCGTGCAGGTCGATGCTGGAGGCGTAGGAGATCGTGTACGGCTGCGCCTCGGCCCACTGCGCGAAGGCCTGGTCGAGCTCGAACAGCCGGGGCAGCCCGTCCTGGTGGTAGGGCCGGTCGAAGGAGACCCGGGTCGAGCAGATGTCGGCGCCGCCCTCCTTGCCGTCGGCCAGGTAGGCGTTGTACAGGCTGGACCCGAGCTGCTTGTCGATCGGGTACATGTTGTACGCCTGGTACGTGGTGAACGGCAGCACCACCAGCAGGTCGGCCGGCTTGCCGTCCTCGCGGACCACGAACGGCACGCAGCTCCGGTGCTTGTCGTCGGACTCCAGGGTCGCGACGTAGAGGCCGCCGCGCCAGGTGTTCGGGACGTTGAGCGTGTACGACAGCTTCCACGGCGCCACCACGGTCCGGGTGGGCTCGACGACCTTGAGCGGGGCCTGGGCCGTCCCGGTGATCCGGGGGCTGGTGAAGATCAGCTCGGACCCCTTGCCGGTGCTGCTGCGCCCGAGCCGGTAGACCTTGACCTTGAAGCCCTGCACCGGGCGCACGCTGACGTGGAAGTCGATGGACTCCCCGACGTTGATGCTGGTCGCCGAGGCGAAGCCCTTGATCTGGTGGCCCTCGTCGTCGACCGCCTGGAAGCCCTCGGCGTCCGGCCGCCAGGCGCCGTCGTCGGCCAGCGCCAGGCCCAGGGTCGGGACGGTCTCGCCGGTCTCGTTGTTCGTCTGGCCTTCCAGGCCCTCGTTGATGTCGTCCTGGGTGCTCGCGCGGCGCCGGCCGCGTCCGAACGCGGTCGGCTTCGGGGAGCTGTCGCCGCCGTGGTTCTCCAGCATGTACGCACCGCCGGCGGCGGCGGCCAGGCCCAGGCTGCCGAGGAGCAGCAGCGATTGGCGGCGGGAAGGGGCATGCATGAGCGAAGTCAACCAGGTGTTTGCGTCTCTAAGCAAACGTCAGGTACGACAAACCGCCCCGCCGCGTTTGAGCTGCGGCGGGGCGGTTTGCCAAAGCGGTTCCGTTGAGCCTTCGGCGGGCGTTCCGGAAGAGTTCCGCAACGCCCTCCGGAAGGTTCTCAGGCGGCGACGACGGTGATCTCCACCTTCGCCTGCACCTCGGGGTGCAGCCGGACCGAGACGGTGTGCGAGCCGACGGTCTTGATCGGGTTCCCGATCTCGATCCGGCGCTTGTCCACGTCCGGGCCGCCGGCGCGCTTGACCGCGTCGGCCACGTCGGCGACGGTCACGCCGCCGAACAGCCGGCCGGACTCGCCGGCGCGGGTGGCCAGACGGACCCGCAGACCCTCGAGCTCGCCCTTGAGCTCGGTGGCGTGGGCCAGGTCGCGGACCGTGCGGACCTTGCGAGCCTTGCGGATCAGCTCGATCTGCTTCTCGCCGCCACGGGTCCACGCGATCGCGTAGCCGCGCGGGACGAGGTAGTTGCGGGCGTAGCCGCCCTTGACCTCGACGACGTCGCCGGGCTCGCCGAGACCGCCGACCTCGTGGGTGAGGATGAGCTTCGTGGTAGCCATTTCTCTTCCTCCCCCTTCCTAGCGGGTGGTGCTGGTGTAGGGCAGCAGCGCCATCTCGCGGCTGTTCTTCACGGCCACGGCGACGTCACGCTGGTGCTGGGTGCAGTTGCCGGTCACGCGACGCGCACGGATCTTCCCGCGGTCCGAGATGAACTTCCGGAGCAGCGTGGTGTCCTTGTAGTCGACGTACGCGACCTTGTCCTTGCAGAATCCGCAAACCTTCTTCTTGGGCTTGCGGAGAGGTGCCTTAGGCATTGGATCTCTCCTGGTTACTTCTTCACTACGAGTTCAAGGGTCCGTTTGAGGGACCGGGCGCCAGGCGCCCAGATTCACAAGGAGGCCTAGAAGGGGGGCTCGTCGTTGCCGTAGCCGCCCCAGCCGCCGTCGCCGCCGCCGCCGGAAGCCCAGGGGTCGTTGCCGCCGCCCTGGTTCCCGCCGCCGCCACCGCTGCCGCCGGAGTTGCCGCCGCCGGAGTTGCCACCCCAGCCGCCGCCACCGCCACCGCCGGAGTTGCCGCCGCCGGAATTGCCGCCGCCGCCGGAGTTACCGCTCCAGCCGCCGCCGCCTCCGCCACCGGAGTTGCCGCCGCCGCCGGAGTTGCCACCCCAGCCGCCGCCGCCTCCGCCACCGCCCTGGCCGCCGGGCCGGTTGGCCTTGGTGACCTTCGCCGTCGCGTACTTCAGCGACGGGCCGATCTCCTCGACGTCCAGTTCGACGACCGTGCGCTTCTCGCCTTCCTTGGTCTCGTACGACCGCTGGCGCAGCCGTCCGGAGACGATCACCCGCATACCGCGGGTCAGCGATTCGGCGACGTTCTCGGCCGCCTGGCGCCAGATCGAGCAGCGCAGGAACAGCGCGTCGCCGTCCTTCCACTCGTTGGTCTGGCGGTCCAGGGTGCGCGGCGTGGACGCGACGGTGAAGTTCGCGACCGCCGCACCCGAGGGGGTGAAGCGCAGTTCCGGGTCGTCGGTCAGGTTGCCGACGACGGTGATGACGGTCTCGCCTGCCATGTCAGGTCCTCAAACGTGAGAGCGGGTGTCTTACCGCTGGTCGGGACGGATGACCTTGGTGCGGACGACGGTCTCGGACAGGTTCGCCTGACGGTCGAACTCCTTGACGGCGTCCGGCGTGGCCTGCACGTCGACGACGGCGTAGATGCCCTCGCTGACCTTCTTGCCGCTCTTGGTCTTGATCTCGTAGGCGAGCCGACGGCGGCCCCAGATGTCGTTCTTCTCGATGCTGCCGCCCAGATCGCGGATCACCTTGAGGAATCCCTCGAGGGCCGGGGCGATCGAACGCTCATCGAGGTCCGGGTCCAGGATGACCATGACTTCGTACTGACGCATATGCGTAACCCACCTCCTTTGGACTATGCGGCCACGGTCTCTCCGTGGCAGGAGGGTTTTGCGCGTCTCCCCGGGGGTCGGCACTTTCGCGACTCGCCTGGCGGCGACGCTACTCCGGCGCTCTGACACTCGGGGAACGGTCAAGGTTACCCCGGCGAGCCGTCCGGATTGAAATCCGTGTCGGTTCATCCCATCCTGGGTAATGGTCCGAATACGTTTGTGATCCGCTGTGCGCAAGTGAGCGAGGTGACAGGCATGACGCAGACGACCCCCAGCGCGGGGGCCGGCGACTACGGCCCCGAGGTGGCCGGCCGGCCAGGATCGACCGCCGCGGACTACGCGGCGGACCCCAAGGAACGTCCCGGCTTCCACATCGGCAGCCACTCGACCGAAATGGCCCTGACCGCGACCGCCCTGGTACTCGCGGTGATCGGCGCCGCTCTGATCGGCTGGACCGGCGGGCACATCCTGGGCAGCTGGATCTCCCTGGCGGGGATCGTGGTCGGTTTGTACGCGCAGCTGACGTCCGACACCACCTACGAACGGATGGTGAACGTCTGTGCGATCGGGATCGCCGCGGTGGCGTTCGCCTTCAACCTGCACCACGGTGGCCTCTGGTAGCCCTGCCGCACCGTCCTGAGCGGAGCTGTCGGCGCGAGCGGTTAGCGTGGAGGCCATGGCTATGCGTATCGGCTCCCACGTAGGCAACGAAGACCCGATCGCGGAGGCGGTGGCCCGCGGGGCCGACGCCGTCCAGATCTTCCTGGGCGATCCGCAGAGCTGGAAGGCGCCGACCGTGGCCTACCCCGGCGGCGCCTCGGCGCTGCGGGCCGCCGCCGAGAAGGCAGATCTGGCCGTCTACGTGCACGCCGCGTACATCATCAACGTCGCGCACACCAACAACCGCATCCGCATCCCCAGTCGCAAGCTCCTCCAGCAGACCGTCGCGCTGGCCGCCGAGGCCGGCGCCCGCGGCGTGGTGGTGCACGGCGGCCACCTGACCGCCGCCGACGCGCCCGAGACCGGCTTCGAGAACTGGCGCAAGGCCGTGGACCAGCTGGAGCAGCACTGCCCGGTGTTCATCGAGAACACCGCCGGCGGCGAGCACGCCATGGCCCGCCGCCTGGAGTCGATCGCCAGGCTGTGGGACGCCGTCGGGCACAGCGGCGTCGGCCTGTGCCTGGACACCTGCCACGCCTTCGCCGGCGGCATCCCGCTGGAGAGCGCGGTCGCCGACATCAAGGCCGTCACCGGCCGCGTGGACCTGGTCCACGCCAACGACTCCCAGGGCGGCTTCGACTCCGGCATCGACCGCCATGCCAACTTCGGCACCGGTGAGATCGCCCCGGCGGACCTGATCGCGCAGGTGATCGCCGAGGCCGGGTGCCCGGCGATCTGCGAGACCCCCGGCGGTCCCGAGGCGCAGGCGGCGGACATCAAGTGGCTGCGGGAGCGCGTCGCATAAGGTTGGCGCATGGTCTTGAGGGTGCGGACGCTGAGCCGCGAGGAACATGTGGCGTTCATCGAGGAGCGCACGGGGCAAACGGGAGCAAATACCGCGACCCAGTCTGTCAGCTTCCTGCAGTGTCCTTCCTGGGGCGATCTCAAGACCGACTGGCGTCCCGAGTCCGTCGGCTGGGTCGACGAGGCCACCGGCAAGGTCGTCGGCGCGGCCCTGGTCCTGTACCGGGACGTGCCGATCCCCAAGCGCGACAAGCTCCCCTTCCTGCGGCGCTCCCTGGCCTATCTGCCCGAGGGCCCGATCCTGGACCTCTCCTCCGCGGACGCCGGCCAGGCGCTGAAGCTGCTGCTGGCGCACCTGCGCAAGCGCCGCGCCTTCACGGTGAAGATGGGCCCGCAGATGGTGTCCCGCCGCTGGACCTCCGAGACGCTGAAGAAGGCGATCGCCGAGACCGAGGGCGGCGTCCGCCTGAAGGACATCAAGCCGGACTT from Catenulispora sp. MAP5-51 harbors:
- the rplI gene encoding 50S ribosomal protein L9, which codes for MATTKLILTHEVGGLGEPGDVVEVKGGYARNYLVPRGYAIAWTRGGEKQIELIRKARKVRTVRDLAHATELKGELEGLRVRLATRAGESGRLFGGVTVADVADAVKRAGGPDVDKRRIEIGNPIKTVGSHTVSVRLHPEVQAKVEITVVAA
- a CDS encoding deoxyribonuclease IV, with protein sequence MAMRIGSHVGNEDPIAEAVARGADAVQIFLGDPQSWKAPTVAYPGGASALRAAAEKADLAVYVHAAYIINVAHTNNRIRIPSRKLLQQTVALAAEAGARGVVVHGGHLTAADAPETGFENWRKAVDQLEQHCPVFIENTAGGEHAMARRLESIARLWDAVGHSGVGLCLDTCHAFAGGIPLESAVADIKAVTGRVDLVHANDSQGGFDSGIDRHANFGTGEIAPADLIAQVIAEAGCPAICETPGGPEAQAADIKWLRERVA
- the rpsR gene encoding 30S ribosomal protein S18, with the translated sequence MPKAPLRKPKKKVCGFCKDKVAYVDYKDTTLLRKFISDRGKIRARRVTGNCTQHQRDVAVAVKNSREMALLPYTSTTR
- a CDS encoding single-stranded DNA-binding protein, with amino-acid sequence MAGETVITVVGNLTDDPELRFTPSGAAVANFTVASTPRTLDRQTNEWKDGDALFLRCSIWRQAAENVAESLTRGMRVIVSGRLRQRSYETKEGEKRTVVELDVEEIGPSLKYATAKVTKANRPGGQGGGGGGGGWGGNSGGGGNSGGGGGGGWSGNSGGGGNSGGGNSGGGGGGGWGGNSGGGNSGGSGGGGGNQGGGNDPWASGGGGDGGWGGYGNDEPPF
- the rpsF gene encoding 30S ribosomal protein S6, which codes for MRQYEVMVILDPDLDERSIAPALEGFLKVIRDLGGSIEKNDIWGRRRLAYEIKTKSGKKVSEGIYAVVDVQATPDAVKEFDRQANLSETVVRTKVIRPDQR
- a CDS encoding N,N-dimethylformamidase beta subunit family domain-containing protein, which codes for MHAPSRRQSLLLLGSLGLAAAAGGAYMLENHGGDSSPKPTAFGRGRRRASTQDDINEGLEGQTNNETGETVPTLGLALADDGAWRPDAEGFQAVDDEGHQIKGFASATSINVGESIDFHVSVRPVQGFKVKVYRLGRSSTGKGSELIFTSPRITGTAQAPLKVVEPTRTVVAPWKLSYTLNVPNTWRGGLYVATLESDDKHRSCVPFVVREDGKPADLLVVLPFTTYQAYNMYPIDKQLGSSLYNAYLADGKEGGADICSTRVSFDRPYHQDGLPRLFELDQAFAQWAEAQPYTISYASSIDLHAGRIDPGKYKALVFSGHDEYWSPQMRTVLQGALTRGVSAAFMAANNVYWNIRLDASDGGSPDRQVTCYKRHEDPAAKGGVAPTVLWRDLNQPEQQTLGSMYTAIITDPEPQPLVVSQTGHWFWAGTSLKDGDQIPQLVAGEADKVFPHVKGGPKATVLASSPFTAEGPKNQPVTDTAQTVLCQYPSGAWVFDAGTFHWNHGLSTPGFADPRIQRATRNLLDRMTGRTGTSGPAGKSGQTGQTEQAGGTGQPDASDSQGA